The Acaryochloris thomasi RCC1774 nucleotide sequence CACCGCCCCCTCGACTAAAGCAATATCAACTCCCTCGGGATACTGTTTAGCATCCATAAACGGACTGAATACTAGGTCAACTTGCTGAGCCAGATCAAACAGCCACTCATCCAAGTCCAAAAAGGACATGTGGCAACCGGAGCATCCTCCGAGCCATACGGTCGCTAACGTTGGTTTTGCCATCATGTTTGACTCACCCATTCCCGTTTCGTCCGAGCGATCGCAAGAAATTCAAGCTGATCGCGATTATGTTCCATTTCACCGACCGTTGACCCGCGATTGAAGATGGCTCCAGTGGGACAGGCGTTGACGCACTTTCCGCAGGAGGTACAGCTTGAGGCTTCCCCCCAGGGTTGATGGAGATCAGTAATCACTTCAGACGCTCGGCCCCGTCCAGCCAAATCCCAGGTGTGAGCACCTTCGAGTTCATCACAGACTCGCACACAGCGGGTACAGAGAATACAGCGGTTGGGGTCTAATCCAAATTGAGCGTGGGAGACATCAACCCTACGGTCGGGGTACTGATAGTCGAAGCGAATGTGATCGATTTCCGTCTCAATCGCAAGATCCTGCAATTCACAATTGCCATTGGAGACACAGACTGAGCAAACATGATTACCTTCTGCAAACAATAACTCCACAATCATGCGTCGATAGTTCTGTAATCGTTCCGTATGAGTTTTGACAACCATGCCTTCCGCCACAGGAGTGACGCAGGCAGGCAAGAGCTTTGAACTCCCGACCACTTCGACTAGACAGATGCGACAGGCTCCAACGGTGGAAACGCCTTCCAGATAGCATAGGGTCGGGATATGAATCCCAGCCGCCTCTGCTGCTTCTAGCAGCGTTTCCTCAGCGCGAGCGCTGATCAGCTGATCATCGATCCTGAGGGTTTTAACGGCCATCGCAGTTCCATCGCTTGTTGACGTGGAGCGTTGAAATTCCGATACCCCTCACACCCATAAGGAGTTGGCTAGAACCATGAATATAGGGAATGCAACGCCCCACCTGTGTTGTAAGTCAAGAGTTTGAGAAACTTGTGAGGTCGGTTGTCTTCAAGGTTGAGTCACGACAAGGGAGCCACTAAGAGATCCATGTAATCTTTCAATTTCACTCTGAGCCAGCGCTGTATGTAGCTCTCAGAATCTACACCACATGATTATTTGGAACACTATTTGAGTATGACGGCAACCGATGTGGATAGCTGAACCTATTGAGGCGGATATCTGGGCAGGTACTCTAAATCGGTCTAGCGTTAGGTTGAAAGAAGTTAAGCACTTATTCCACGGGATTGGAGAATGCTATGGAACCGATTCAACCGACAGAAATCATCGACAAGCATGATGTTTCTCACATTGATCCAGCGAATGTTGCTGGGC carries:
- the hoxU gene encoding bidirectional hydrogenase complex protein HoxU, with the protein product MAVKTLRIDDQLISARAEETLLEAAEAAGIHIPTLCYLEGVSTVGACRICLVEVVGSSKLLPACVTPVAEGMVVKTHTERLQNYRRMIVELLFAEGNHVCSVCVSNGNCELQDLAIETEIDHIRFDYQYPDRRVDVSHAQFGLDPNRCILCTRCVRVCDELEGAHTWDLAGRGRASEVITDLHQPWGEASSCTSCGKCVNACPTGAIFNRGSTVGEMEHNRDQLEFLAIARTKREWVSQT